A genomic window from Terrisporobacter glycolicus ATCC 14880 = DSM 1288 includes:
- a CDS encoding geranylgeranyl reductase family protein yields the protein MNYDVVIVGAGPGGVAAAHNLINNNISCILIDKQKFPRNKLCAGGITYKTFELMKTLKLHNEFNTENSVLSEGGSLYLEYNHIADIKTKGLTYLVDRFEFDDYLVKEYKKKDGIFLEGIGVKKINIKENIITLYDDQEIKFKYLIGADGAVGITRKLVDEKFNANGFCLQVEIDKDKFSYEGNNMSLYYGIIPQGYAWIFPKKNSFTIGFGGNYDKKIDYHKEFEKFLGNLGITCERKEFKGAMLPFGEYIKTPINKERNLLLVGDAAGLVDPFTGEGIYFAMLSGIKSSKTIINALKTNDKNEIDKYIDEINEITKSIRKGAKLKKLVYKFRKPVFNAMKNEKFGSHIFNDCLYESNYDLLEIIFHHK from the coding sequence ATGAACTATGATGTAGTAATCGTAGGAGCGGGTCCTGGAGGGGTAGCTGCTGCTCATAATTTAATAAACAATAATATATCTTGTATCTTAATAGATAAGCAAAAATTTCCGAGAAATAAACTTTGTGCAGGTGGAATAACTTATAAAACTTTTGAATTAATGAAAACTTTAAAGTTACACAATGAATTTAATACTGAAAACTCAGTACTAAGTGAAGGTGGTAGTTTATATTTAGAGTATAATCATATTGCGGATATAAAAACTAAAGGGTTAACTTATTTAGTAGATAGATTTGAGTTTGATGACTACTTAGTTAAAGAGTATAAGAAAAAGGATGGTATTTTTTTAGAAGGCATTGGTGTTAAGAAAATTAATATAAAAGAAAATATAATAACTTTATATGATGACCAAGAAATCAAGTTTAAATATTTAATAGGTGCTGATGGAGCTGTAGGAATAACAAGAAAGTTGGTTGATGAAAAATTTAATGCCAATGGGTTTTGTCTACAAGTGGAAATAGACAAAGATAAGTTTAGTTATGAAGGAAACAATATGTCCTTATATTATGGAATTATTCCACAAGGATATGCTTGGATTTTTCCAAAGAAAAATAGCTTTACTATTGGCTTTGGTGGAAATTATGATAAGAAAATAGATTATCATAAAGAGTTTGAAAAATTTTTAGGTAACTTAGGTATAACTTGTGAAAGAAAAGAATTTAAAGGTGCAATGCTACCTTTTGGTGAATACATAAAAACTCCGATTAATAAGGAAAGAAATTTATTATTAGTTGGAGATGCAGCTGGTTTAGTAGATCCATTTACAGGTGAGGGAATATATTTTGCCATGCTATCAGGAATAAAATCATCCAAGACGATTATTAATGCTTTAAAAACAAATGATAAAAATGAAATTGATAAATATATTGACGAAATTAATGAAATTACAAAAAGTATACGTAAAGGTGCTAAGCTTAAGAAACTAGTTTATAAATTTAGAAAGCCTGTTTTTAACGCTATGAAAAATGAGAAGTTTGGAAGTCATATATTTAATGACTGTTTGTATGAATCAAATTATGATTTATTAGAAATTATATTTCATCATAAATAA
- a CDS encoding helix-turn-helix domain-containing protein, with translation MNYLDMYLKKNNCSRDKVSLKTGIDRDLLLKHTKKQAKKYSDEVLSAIGNTLGKSSEDILNEISSLEKENPPFEAFTKDELLAGLWGKWDYIMIKGDLVEQINNMIRGQLSETELMGFELGSAGTITVIASAIDAIRELFSDEKKEKIDKDIEKKLKIYKVKQKSNNFILLSLKQLDY, from the coding sequence ATGAATTACTTAGATATGTATTTGAAAAAAAATAATTGTAGTAGAGATAAAGTAAGTTTAAAAACTGGCATTGATAGAGATTTATTATTAAAACACACTAAAAAACAAGCAAAAAAATATTCTGATGAAGTTTTATCAGCTATAGGTAATACACTTGGTAAATCTTCTGAAGATATATTAAATGAAATAAGTTCACTTGAAAAAGAAAATCCTCCATTTGAGGCCTTTACTAAGGATGAGCTCTTAGCTGGATTGTGGGGGAAATGGGACTATATCATGATAAAAGGAGATTTAGTTGAACAAATAAATAATATGATAAGAGGACAACTTTCAGAAACAGAATTGATGGGGTTTGAACTTGGAAGTGCAGGTACTATCACAGTAATCGCTTCTGCTATTGATGCAATTAGAGAACTTTTCTCTGATGAAAAAAAAGAAAAAATCGATAAAGATATTGAGAAGAAATTGAAAATTTATAAAGTAAAACAAAAATCTAATAACTTCATTCTTCTAAGTCTAAAACAATTAGATTATTAA
- a CDS encoding helix-turn-helix domain-containing protein, whose amino-acid sequence MNYLDLYLKKNNCKRYDIHKKTGVSQQLLSNHTKRSVEKYSGKVLIAIANTINKTPGDVLNDLLTLEKENPAFEAYNPGELLLGLNEQWDYIVIKGAYGKEIYNIMKNQLTETETLGFELGSGGSITILTSAIEAVRDLFSNCDKTNREIEKKLRLYKLSSMSDDIVFLTLKQLDY is encoded by the coding sequence ATGAACTATCTAGACTTATATTTAAAAAAAAATAATTGTAAAAGATATGATATTCATAAAAAAACAGGAGTAAGCCAACAGCTACTTTCTAATCATACAAAAAGAAGTGTTGAAAAATACTCTGGCAAAGTACTAATAGCAATCGCTAATACAATAAATAAAACACCTGGTGATGTATTGAATGACCTTTTGACTTTGGAAAAAGAGAATCCAGCATTTGAGGCTTATAATCCTGGCGAATTATTATTGGGATTAAACGAACAATGGGATTACATAGTTATTAAAGGGGCTTATGGAAAAGAAATTTATAATATAATGAAAAATCAACTTACTGAAACAGAAACTTTAGGATTTGAATTAGGAAGTGGTGGCAGTATAACTATACTTACTTCTGCCATAGAAGCTGTAAGAGATTTATTTAGTAATTGCGACAAAACTAATAGAGAAATTGAGAAAAAACTTAGACTTTATAAATTAAGTAGTATGTCTGATGATATAGTATTTTTAACTTTGAAGCAATTAGATTACTAA
- a CDS encoding DUF3786 domain-containing protein: MESNYKVAYYNEWKTLQKRDFKNVEEIRNVIYDEDKKEFSIKVFNREYILNCNDETIRRSADNHIPSAETGVMILNYLSFTENNVDKTNKWVSLKEIPNGGMMFYPAFYKSSIVSLINTFGYDSSKLRKCGENLGGKEIKMGDIAFEFEVFPKVFCRVVIWEGDDEIEPSATLLFDSSVQYIMHVESIIGLGGYVINKIINELGRG; encoded by the coding sequence ATGGAGAGTAATTATAAAGTAGCATATTATAATGAGTGGAAAACACTACAAAAAAGAGATTTTAAAAATGTGGAAGAAATAAGAAATGTTATATATGACGAAGATAAGAAAGAATTTTCTATAAAAGTATTTAATAGAGAATATATCTTAAATTGTAATGATGAAACAATAAGACGAAGTGCTGATAATCATATACCAAGTGCGGAAACTGGCGTTATGATATTAAATTATTTATCTTTTACAGAAAATAATGTAGATAAAACTAACAAATGGGTAAGCCTAAAAGAAATACCAAATGGAGGGATGATGTTCTATCCAGCTTTCTATAAAAGTAGTATAGTTAGTTTAATTAATACTTTTGGTTATGATTCATCAAAATTAAGAAAGTGTGGAGAGAATCTCGGTGGAAAAGAAATAAAAATGGGTGACATAGCCTTCGAGTTTGAAGTTTTTCCAAAGGTATTTTGTCGTGTTGTAATATGGGAAGGTGATGATGAAATTGAGCCAAGTGCTACACTTTTATTTGATTCTTCAGTGCAATATATTATGCATGTGGAAAGTATAATTGGTCTGGG